The following proteins are encoded in a genomic region of Magnolia sinica isolate HGM2019 chromosome 1, MsV1, whole genome shotgun sequence:
- the LOC131240911 gene encoding protein PELPK1-like has protein sequence MASNTNFLCVLLVAAAFIGSHNCYAARHLLDTPVAVAPPPALPTVPTLPPMPVLPTLPKPTLPPLPAVQVPTLPTIPTLPMAILPPLPAVQLPTQPAVPTLPNPTLPPLPAIPNIPTIPTIPTIMPQATLPPLPSIPTIPTIPTIPTIPNIPSIPTIPFLSPPPSTTSP, from the coding sequence ATGGCTTCTAACACCAACTTCTTATGTGTGCTTCTTGTAGCTGCTGCGTTTATCGGTAGCCACAATTGCTATGCTGCCCGCCATTTGTTGGACACTCCCGTAGCAGTGGCTCCACCCCCTGCCTTACCCACAGTCCCAACCTTGCCACCAATGCCTGTCTTGCCAACTCTGCCTAAGCCTACATTGCCACCACTGCCTGCGGTCCAAGTGCCCACTCTGCCAACCATACCAACGTTGCCTATGGCCATATTGCCACCATTGCCTGCGGTCCAGTTGCCGACTCAGCCCGCCGTGCCAACATTGCCTAACCCCACATTGCCACCTTTGCCTGCAATTCCTAACATCCCAACCATTCCAACCATCCCTACTATCATGCCTCAGGCCACATtgccaccattgccttccatccCTACTATTCCAACAATCCCTACAATCCCCACCATTCCAAACATCCCTTCAATCCCCACTATCCCTTTCCTCTCTCCACCCCCATCAACCACTAgcccatga